One Malania oleifera isolate guangnan ecotype guangnan chromosome 9, ASM2987363v1, whole genome shotgun sequence DNA segment encodes these proteins:
- the LOC131164411 gene encoding uncharacterized protein LOC131164411: MDLREESSRFASLATTTSRNLSSSSSTFFSANQSPFFSPRSPTSQLSEQVRSNVLGDGIQLNDPICSSSGIPDPESLRNTRFKLSDFPTSPVACVSSDLQKVDCAATSTGISNGTPSSYSRGHDNGYLRHRGKHKKFWRTQGTSLTPSSASLSSNRLRSYDVYIGFHGRKPSLLRFTNWLRAELEFQGVSCFVSDRARCRNSQKHGIVERAMDVSSFGVIIMTRKAFKNPHTIEELRFFSGKNNLVPIFFDLGPGDCLVRDIVEKRGELWEKHGGELWVLYGGLEKEWKEAVNGLSRVDEWKLEAQDGNWRDCIFRAVTHLALRLGRRSVVERLTKWREKADKEEFPFPRHENFIGRKKELSELEFILFGDTEDSERDYFELRARPWRKNLTIGWRSNSLEERQKERKMVSGCRKGKEPVVWKESEKEIEMQSAEFPPRQHQPLKSKSGGRHGRRKRAMKIVYGKGIACVSGDSGIGKTELLLEFAYRCHQRYKMVLWVGGESRYIRQNFLNLWSFLEVDVGIENCLGKSRIKSFEEQEEAAISRVRKEFMRNIPFLLVIDNLESEKDWWDHELIMDLLPRFGGETHVIISTRLPRVMNLEPLKLSYLSGIEAMSLMQGSVKDYPLSEVDALRVIEEKLGRLTLGLAIIGAILSELPITPSRLLETINRIPLRDLAWDGREGHILRSSTFLLQLFEVCFSIFDHADGPRSLATRMVLASGWFAPASVSTSLLAIAAHKLPAKHQRAPLWKRILCSITCALVSSYTKRSEAEASSILLRFNLARVSTREGYIHFNELIRLYARKKGTTGVAQAMVQAVISRGSISQHSEHLWTACFLLFGFRADPVIVELKVSELLVFVKEVVLPLAICTFITFSRCGAAVELLQLCTNALEAADQEFVTPVEKWLDKSLCWRPIQTNAQLNPCLWQELALSRASVLETRAKLMLRGGLFDIADDLIRKAVFIRTSICGEDHPATVSARETLSKLARLLANVQIHNSA; encoded by the coding sequence ATGGATCTCAGAGAAGAAAGCTCCCGGTTTGCGTCGTTAGCAACCACAACTTCAAGGAATTTGTCTTCTTCATCTTCTACATTCTTTTCAGCAAATCAGTCCCCGTTCTTCTCACCTCGGTCACCCACGAGTCAGTTATCTGAACAAGTGCGGTCCAACGTTCTCGGCGATGGTATTCAATTAAATGATCCGATTTGTTCCAGCTCAGGAATTCCAGACCCTGAATCTCTTCGGAATACTAGATTTAAGTTGTCAGACTTTCCAACATCCCCGGTTGCTTGTGTTTCAAGTGATCTCCAGAAGGTGGATTGTGCTGCCACCTCAACTGGCATCTCAAACGGCACCCCATCTAGTTATAGCCGTGGGCATGACAATGGTTATTTGAGGCACAGAGGGAAGCACAAAAAGTTTTGGAGAACCCAAGGAACCTCTCTTACTCCAAGTTCAGCTTCACTTTCCTCAAATAGACTAAGAAGTTATGATGTCTACATTGGTTTTCATGGTCGCAAACCTTCTTTGCTGAGGTTCACTAATTGGCTCAGAGCTGAGTTGGAATTTCAAGGGGTGAGTTGCTTTGTATCTGACAGAGCTCGGTGTCGGAACTCTCAGAAGCATGGAATTGTTGAGAGGGCAATGGATGTTTCTTCTTTTGGAGTTATAATTATGACAAGAAAGGCTTTCAAGAATCCGCACACGATTGAGGAGCTGCGATTTTTCTCTGGAAAGAATAATTTGGTTCCCATATTCTTTGATTTGGGTCCAGGTGATTGCCTTGTCAGGGATATAGTTGAAAAGAGGGGGGAGCTGTGGGAAAAACATGGTGGCGAGCTGTGGGTTTTGTATGGAGGATTGgaaaaagaatggaaagaagCTGTTAATGGCCTTTCTCGTGTTGATGAGTGGAAGCTGGAGGCTCAAGATGGTAACTGGAGAGATTGTATATTCAGGGCTGTCACGCATCTGGCACTTAGGCTGGGAAGGAGAAGTGTTGTTGAGCGATTGACAAAGTGGAGAGAGAAGGCTGATAAGGAGGAGTTTCCTTTTCCTCGACATGAGAATTTCATTGGCAGGAAAAAAGAACTGTCTGAGCTGGAATTTATACTTTTTGGTGACACTGAAGATTCAGAAAGAGATTATTTTGAACTCAGGGCTAGACCCTGGCGAAAGAATTTGACAATTGGTTGGAGGAGTAATTCACTTGAGGAAAGGCAGAAGGAACGAAAAATGGTGAGTGGCTGCCGGAAGGGAAAAGAACCAGTCGTGTGGAAGGAGTCTGAAAAGGAGATTGAGATGCAAAGTGCGGAATTTCCTCCAAGGCAGCATCAACCACTGAAGTCCAAGAGTGGTGGAAGACATGGTAGGAGAAAAAGAGCAATGAAAATTGTGTATGGCAAGGGTATTGCTTGTGTGTCAGGGGACTCAGGCATTGGCAAGACTGAACTTCTTCTTGAATTTGCATACAGATGTCACCAGAGATATAAGATGGTTTTGTGGGTGGGAGGGGAAAGCAGGTACATTCGAcagaattttttaaatctctgGTCCTTTTTAGAGGTTGATGTTGGGATTGAGAATTGCCTGGGGAAAAGCAGGataaagagttttgaggagcaggAAGAAGCAGCTATCTCTAGAGTGCGAAAAGAATTCATGCGAAACATTCCGTTTTTGTTGGTGATTGATAATTTGGAAAGCGAAAAGGACTGGTGGGATCATGAACTCATAATGGATCTTCTTCCCCGTTTTGGTGGGGAGACCCATGTTATAATATCAACACGCCTTCCTCGGGTGATGAATTTGGAGCCTCTGAAACTATCTTACTTATCTGGCATTGAGGCAATGTCTTTAATGCAAGGAAGTGTCAAGGACTATCCACTTTCAGAAGTTGATGCTCTTAGGGTTATTGAGGAAAAACTTGGAAGGTTAACCTTAGGTCTTGCAATCATCGGAGCAATTCTATCTGAGCTTCCAATTACTCCAAGTAGGCTCTTGGAAACCATTAATCGCATACCTTTGAGGGACTTGGCGTGGGATGGTAGGGAAGGTCATATATTGAGGTCAAGCACCTTCTTATTGCAACTTTTTGAGGTTTGCTTTTCAATATTTGATCATGCAGATGGACCAAGGAGTTTGGCAACGAGAATGGTTTTGGCAAGTGGTTGGTTTGCGCCAGCATCAGTTTCAACTTCCTTATTAGCTATAGCTGCCCATAAACTTCCTGCAAAACACCAACGTGCTCCATTATGGAAAAGGATTTTGTGCTCCATAACTTGTGCCCTTGTATCATCATACACTAAGAGATCCGAAGCAGAAGCATCTTCCATTTTGTTACGGTTTAATCTTGCAAGAGTTAGTACCAGGGAAGGTTATATCCATTTTAACGAACTCATCAGACTTTATGCTCGCAAGAAAGGAACCACTGGAGTAGCACAAGCCATGGTTCAAGCTGTCATTAGTCGTGGGTCTATTTCCCAGCACTCCGAACATTTATGGACTGCCTGTTTCTTGCTCTTTGGATTCAGAGCTGATCCTGTAATTGTTGAGCTAAAGGTGTCAGAGTTGTTAGTTTTTGTAAAGGAAGTGGTTCTACCTTTAGCAATCTGTACGTTCATCACATTCTCCCGTTGTGGTGCTGCTGTAGAACTCCTCCAGCTCTGCACAAATGCATTGGAGGCAGCAGATCAAGAATTTGTCACCCCCGTTGAGAAATGGTTGGACAAATCGCTGTGCTGGAGACCCATCCAGACTAATGCTCAGTTGAATCCTTGCCTTTGGCAGGAGCTGGCACTCTCAAGAGCCTCCGTGCTGGAAACTAGGGCTAAGCTTATGCTAAGAGGGGGGCTATTtgatatagcagatgatttaattAGGAAGGCTGTTTTCATTAGAACTTCAATCTGTGGTGAAGATCATCCAGCCACTGTTTCTGCTCGTGAAACTTTGAGCAAACTCGCTAGGCTTCTCGCAAATGTTCAAATTCATAACTCcgcataa